One window of Grus americana isolate bGruAme1 chromosome 18, bGruAme1.mat, whole genome shotgun sequence genomic DNA carries:
- the MRPL27 gene encoding 39S ribosomal protein L27, mitochondrial isoform X1 produces MAALRRLFCQVSEPLFYSMVLTTPQTSLVAVRCASKKTGGSSKNLGGRSPGKRYGFKKLEGAFVHAGNILATQRLIRWHPGAHVGIGRNKTLYALEDGMVRYTKEVYIPPPRSSESREVICRLPKGAILYKTFINVIPTAEVGSFKLVTML; encoded by the exons ATGGCGGCGCTGCGGCGGCTCT TTTGTCAAGTCTCAGAGCCTTTATTTTACTCAATGG TTCTAACTACTCCACAAACAAGCCTGGTTGCTGTCAGATGTGCTTCTAAGAAAACTGGGGGCAGCTCAAAAAATTTAGGTGGCCGCAGTCCTGGGAAGCGCTACGGATTCAAAAAATTAGAAG GTGCATTTGTGCACGCAGGCAACATTTTGGCTACGCAACGGTTGATACGCTGGCATCCAGGGGCTCAC GTGGGGATAGGCCGTAACAAGACACTCTATGCCCTGGAGGATGGGATGGTGAGATATACCAAAGAGGTCTACATACCTCCGCCCCGCAGCAGCGAGAGCAGGGAAGTGATCTGTCGTCTACCCAAAGGAGCAATTCTTTATAAAACCTTTATCAATGTTATCCCTACCGCAGAAGTAGGAAGCTTTAAACTGGTCACCATGCTCTGA
- the LRRC59 gene encoding leucine-rich repeat-containing protein 59 → MSRGGGKGPSLKDKLDGNELDLSLCNLNEVPVRELAALPKATILDLSCNNLISLPSDFCSLMHLVKLDLSKNRLQQLPLDFGRLVNLQHLDLLNNRLVTLPVSFAQLKNLKWLDLKDNPLDPVLAKVAGDCLDEKQCKQAAVKVLQHMKAIQSEQDRQRQRKLQAEREMEKKREAEQRAKEAQERELRKREKAEEKERRRREYDAQKAAKQEMEKKTKKETVQTRKPASSSRPPQPPRHKHSWSRSVLRVLLFVLLCVLCTLAACKLTELQHQPLCISVNTLYEDVVAALQNHKTLQNMLQQNSQQ, encoded by the exons ATGTCGCGGGGCGGCGGGAAGGGTCCGAGCCTGAAGGACAAGCTGGACGGCAACGAGCTGGACCTGAGCCTCTGCAACCTGAACGAGGTGCCGGTCCGGGAGCTG GCTGCTCTTCCAAAAGCTACGATATTGGATTTGTCCTGTAACAACCTCATTTCTTTGCCG tcagacttctgcagtttgaTGCATCTGGTGAAACTGGATTTGAGTAAAAATCGGCTTCAACAGCTGCCCTTGGACTTTGGCCGCCTGGTCAATCTGCAGCACCTGGACCTTCTGAATAACCGTTTAGTGACCCTGCCAGTCAGCTTTGCACAGCTCAAG AACCTGAAGTGGCTGGATCTGAAGGACAATCCCCTGGATCCTGTCCTGGCTAAAGTAGCAGGAGACTGTCTGGATGAGAAGCAGTGTAAACAGGCTGCTGTCAAG GTACTGCAGCACATGAAAGCCATCCAGTCTGAGCAGGATCGACAACGGCAACGGAAGCTCCAAGCAGAACGAG AAATGGAGAAGAAGCGTGAAGCAGAACAGCGAGCAAAGGAGGCTCAGGAGAGGGAACTGAGGAAGCgagagaaggcagaagagaaggaacGCAGAAGGCGGGAGTACGATGCTCAGAAAGCTGCAAAACaggagatggaaaagaaaactaaaaaagaaactgtgcaGACCCGAA AGCCTGCCTCCAGTTCTCGCCCCCCTCAGCCACCCCGGCACAAGCACTCCTGGTCGCGGTCAGTGCTGAGGGTCCTGCTCTTCGTGCTGCTGTGCGTCCTCTGTACTTTGGCCGCCTGCAAGCTGACAGAGCTGCAACATCAACCTCTGTGCATCAGCGTGAACACTCTCTACGAGGATGTGGTAGCTGCtctgcaaaaccacaaaaccctcCAAAATATGCTACAACAGAACTCGCAGCAGTGA
- the EME1 gene encoding crossover junction endonuclease EME1, with the protein MAENEPRPEESDDDDEEEEEEELPTLASLLQPSLSLPPGRLDRRWSSSPAPKPGRNAGVVVVVSSGSEEEEEEVVEVVPLSERIKRRVEAKREVAFEAPKPGGGDAAGAAGLSASGDLLAPGCRGPQEALVSSGEVSCGRQNDACGAERPSLCPLPASQSDSADQLDRSLVSTASPETSPCPKKPKYSQKEREAICRAAWQRRKEREARRRQKEQEKERKRALAKMLKALRPGECQKYITVVLDPVLLQVEGGGQILSALQAANYSCVVENQAVPCSITWRRETVSSQMGEGDEWTEEPNVLVLLHLEEFLSMVHNYKQEAQGCTEGQKETLQSYVAHVMEKMPGKILALAVVEVENYFRSLGVQSTKRLRQASGNQEEVQGKQRKKKVKDSGLEITRMDVEEALVDLQVCKQVQVSFFESWDELGEFATMFTKAVAEAPFKREREKTGFSFYLEKGWCRGVKVDHSGKGLFEVWKRQIQQFNRVSLEMAEAIASAYPSPQLLNQAYSRCFSEQERENMLANIPVHRGDGVTATSRRIGPELSRRIYLQMTSHNPDLYLDFTG; encoded by the exons ATGGCAGAGAATGAACCGAGGCCTGAGGAGAgcgatgatgatgatgaggaggaggaggaggaggagctgcctACCTTAGCCTCTCTACTGCAGCCCTCGCTATCGCTACCGCCCGGCAGGTTGGACCGCCGGTGGTCCTCATCTCCCGCTCCCAAACCGGGGAGGAACGCTGGGGTGGTTGTGGTGGTGAGCAGTGGGAgcgaagaggaggaggaggaggtagtgGAGGTCGTCCCTCTGTCTGAGAGGATCAAGAGAAGGGTAGAAGCAAAGAGGGAGGTGGCTTTTGAGGCCCCCAAGCCGGGTGGTGGGGATGCAGCAGGGGCAGCTGGCCTTAGTGCTAGTGGTGACCTGTTGGCACCTGGCTGCAGAGGGCCGCAGGAAGCCCTGGTGTCGTCTGGAGAAGTGTCTTGTGGTAGACAAAATGACGCATGTGGTGCTGAGAGGCCCTCCTTGTGCCCGCTGCCAGCCTCTCAGTCTGACTCCGCAGACCAGCTTGATAGGTCCCTGGTAAGCACTGCAAGCCCGGAAACATCCCCTTGTCCTAAGAAGCCAAAATATAgtcagaaggaaagggaggcaATCTGCCGGGCTGCgtggcagaggaggaaggagcgagAAGCACGAAGGAGgcagaaggagcaggaaaaagagaggaagagggcCCTTGCCAAGATGCTGAAAGCTCTGCGGCCAGGGGAGTGCCAGAAATACATAACAGTGGTTTTAGATCCAG TTCTGCTACAGGTAGAAGGTGGTGGACAGATCCTTAGTGCTTTGCAGGCTGCGAATTATTCCTGTGTGGTTGAGAATCAGGCTGTTCCCTGCAGCATTACCTGGAGGAGAGAGACTGTGTCATCTCAG ATGGGAGAAGGAGATGAATGGACAGAAGAACCAAATGTCCTGGTTCTGCTTCACTTGGAGGAGTTTTTGTCCATGGTTCACAACTACAAACAA GAAGCCCAGGGCTGTacagaaggacagaaggagACCCTACAGAGCTACGTAGCTCATGTGATGGAGAAGATGCCTGGGAAAATTCTGGCACTGGCAGTGGTTGaagtagaaaattatttcag GTCTCTCGGGGTTCAGTCAACAAAGAGACTGCGACAGGCGAGTGGAAACCAAGAAGAGGTacagggaaaacagagaaaaaagaaagttaaggATTCTGGCCTGGAGATAACCCGAATGGATGTGGAGGAA GCCTTGGTGGATCTGCAGGTGTGCAAACAAGTTCAAGTCAGCTTTTTTGAGAGCTGGGACGAGCTTGGAGAGTTTGCCACTATGTTCACAAAAGCTGTAGCTGAAGCACCGTTCAA GCGAGAGCGAGAGAAGACGGGGTTCTCTTTCTACTTAGAGAAGGGGTGGTGCAGAGGGGTGAAGGTGGATCATTCTGGAAAGGGCCTCTTCGAAGTTTGGAAGAGGCAGATACAACAATTTAACCGGGTCAGCCTCGAGATGGCTGAGGCTATTGCGTCTGCATACCCTTCTCCTCAGCTTCTGAACCAG GCATATAGCAGATGCTTCTCAGAGCAGGAGCGGGAAAACATGCTGGCTAATATCCCTGTGCACCGCGGTGATGGTGTGACAGCCACCTCCCGGAGGATTGGACCAGAACTCTCCCGACGAATCTATCTGCAGATGACTTCCCACAATCCTGATCTCTATTTGGATTTCACTGGGTAG
- the MRPL27 gene encoding 39S ribosomal protein L27, mitochondrial isoform X2 has translation MAALRRLFLTTPQTSLVAVRCASKKTGGSSKNLGGRSPGKRYGFKKLEGAFVHAGNILATQRLIRWHPGAHVGIGRNKTLYALEDGMVRYTKEVYIPPPRSSESREVICRLPKGAILYKTFINVIPTAEVGSFKLVTML, from the exons ATGGCGGCGCTGCGGCGGCTCT TTCTAACTACTCCACAAACAAGCCTGGTTGCTGTCAGATGTGCTTCTAAGAAAACTGGGGGCAGCTCAAAAAATTTAGGTGGCCGCAGTCCTGGGAAGCGCTACGGATTCAAAAAATTAGAAG GTGCATTTGTGCACGCAGGCAACATTTTGGCTACGCAACGGTTGATACGCTGGCATCCAGGGGCTCAC GTGGGGATAGGCCGTAACAAGACACTCTATGCCCTGGAGGATGGGATGGTGAGATATACCAAAGAGGTCTACATACCTCCGCCCCGCAGCAGCGAGAGCAGGGAAGTGATCTGTCGTCTACCCAAAGGAGCAATTCTTTATAAAACCTTTATCAATGTTATCCCTACCGCAGAAGTAGGAAGCTTTAAACTGGTCACCATGCTCTGA